From the genome of Pseudarthrobacter sp. NIBRBAC000502772:
CGATGTCCACCCGATCCGGCCGAGGAAGACCAGGATGGACGGATCGAGGTCGCCCGAGCGGGTGCCCATCACCAGGCCCTCCAACGGCGTGAAGCCCATGGACGTGTCCACCGATTGACCGCGGCGGATGGCCGTGACGGAAGCGCCGTTCCCCAGGTGGGCGATCACGCCGTCGAACTCGTCCACGGGCAGATCCAGCAGCACGGCGGCGCGTTGCGTGACGTACTCGTGCGAGGTGCCGTGGAAGCCATAACGGCGGATGCCGTGGTTCGTGTAGAGCTCGTCGGGCACGGCGTAGCGCCAGGCGTGTTCGGGCAGGGTGCGGTGGAAAGCGGTGTCGAACACGGCCACCTGCGGCAGGTCCGGCCACTTCTTGCTGATGGCCCGGATGCCCAGGACGTTGGCGGGGTTGTGCAGCGGCGCCAGCGGGTTGAGTCGCTCGATGGCACGGGTGATCTCGTTGTCGATCAGCACCGGCTCGGCGAAGCGCTCACCGCCGTGCACCACTCGGTGGCCCACCGCCGCCAGGTCAAGGTCCCCGAGCTCGGCATGGATCGCGGCATCTACCAGTTCCAGCGCCTCCGCATGATCTCGGGGACCCTCGATTTCGCCGTCGCCATCACCGCCGTTGCCCATGCCGATCTTCTCGATCAGCCCTTCGGTCAGCACAATGCCGGCGGCCACGTCCCGGACCTGGTACTTGAGCGAGGACGAACCGGAATTGATAACGAGCACAAGCATGGGGCCTCCTGAAGCCTCGGTGCCGCGGGGCACAGCTGACGAGGGGTGGTGCCGGAGCCTGGTGCAGCGCTCCCTGGGATCCACTCTATAAGTTGCCCCCTGGGCACGTTGACTTGTAAATGATAATGATTCTCATTAGAGTGATCGGCATGCATATCACTGTGATCAGCTCCCTGGACGCCCTGTGCCGCCAGCAAGCCTGCCAAGACGCGGCCGCGGCCAATCCCGGCGCCGTGGTGGTCCTGCACGACCTGTTGGAGAACGGCGTGGTCATCCGCAGGATCTCCAGCCAGTCCGGGCTTGTGGAGCGCACCGAGACGCAGCTGGAACACGGCTGCCTGAGCTGCACGGTACGGCTGGACCTCGTACCCACCATCGAGCGGCTGCTGGAACGCGGGGAGACCCAGGCCATCATCGGGCTCCCTCCGGCCGTGTCCGCGGAGGCAGCGATCGGGGCCCTGCGGCGTGGCCTTTCCCGCCCAGTGACGATTGATTCCGCTGTCCTGGCCTGCGCCCCTGACACGCTGGAGGACCACATTTGGGACCACCACACCCTGTTTGAGTCCGGGTTCACGCCGGTCCCGGAGGACCAGCGCACTGCGGGTGAATTCCTCATCGGCGAGCTGTCGTTCAATGACACCGTCCTGCTGGCGGAGGTGGACCTGTTTCCGGCCGACCTCGCCCTGCGTGTTCGCGGCGTCCAACTGGTCAGGGAACTGGCCCCTCACGCTGACGTGGCGGAAAACGCCCGCCTCATCCGCCCGGGCCGCCACAACTACCACGACGCCCTGAGCCGGACGGTCCCCGGTTCGGTGCGGATCCCGGCGTCGTCCTCAACATCACCGTTCACTACCGTCACCCACCGGGCCCAACGGCCGCTGCACCCTGAGCGGTTCCGGCACGCCCTGGCGTCCCTCGCGGAAGGGTGCTGCTGGTTGCGGGGACGCCTGTGGATCGCCGCCGCACCGCAGTGCCGGATCGCCATCCAGGGCATCGGCCCGCGTGTCTGGCTCGAAAATACCGGACCGTGGCTGGCAGACCAGGACGCCGGTGCGGCGCCCGATCCCCTCAACCACGTGGACGCCCACCTGGACTGGCATCCGGAACACGGGGATCGCGGAAGCGTGCTGGCCGCGACCGGAGCGGATATGGACCCGGCGGAAATTGCGCAGCTGCTCTCCGCCTGCGAACTCACCGACGCGGAAATGGAGGCCGGGTTCGTCGGTCTGACCGACCCGTTCCAGCTCGACCCCGCCCCGTCCTGAACGGCCCACCAACCGCCAACAACAAGGAGCAATCCCATGAAAGTCAGAAATTCCCTCCGCGCCCTGAAGAAGGTTCCCGGCGCCCAGATCGTCCGACGCCGGGGCCGCACCTTTGTGATCAATAAGAAGAATCCGCGGATGAAGGCCCGTCAAGGCTGAGGCTGCAGCCCCGCTCACCCCGCGCCCGCCGTTGCGTCAGCCGCGGCAGGCGCCTAGAGTCGGCGGACACGTTGCACTATGCAGAGAGGGACTTCCATGCCGAACGACACCACTCAGCCCGACAACACCGAACCTGAGACCGCAGAACCCGCCCCCGGCACCAAGGACCCCACCGGCGTCGAGGGTTCCAACCCGGCCCTGGACGACACCGGAAGCCCCAAGGTCGACGAGGTGGGCGAGGCTGCTGAGCAGCCCAAGGATCCGCAGAACCTGGACCTCACGCCCGAAGGACTCTCCGACGAGCCCGCCAAGGAAGAGGACCCGGACAGCCTGGCCAAGCCGGAAAACAGCTAACCACAACGCGGGGTCACTCAATGCCCAATATTCCCTCCGGAAGGGGCATTTAGTGACCCCGCGTTGCTTGTCGTCCCTCACCGTCCCTACGAGGCCGGCACCTGCGCCTGGATGGCGGTGATGGCCACCGTGTTCACGATGTCCTCCACGGTGCAGCCGCGCGAGAGGTCGTTAACCGGCTTGCGCAGGCCCTGCAGGACAGGCCCGACGGCGACCGCCCCCGAGCTCTGCTGCACCGCCTTGTACGTGTTGTTGCCGGTGTTCAGGTCCGGGAAGATGAACACGGTCGCCTGGCCTGCCACCGACGAGCCGGGCATTTTAGAGGCCGCGATGGAAGCGTCCACGGCGGCGTCGTACTGGATGGGGCCTTCGACGGCGAGATCCGGGCGGCGTTCACGCACCAGTTCGGTGGCCTGCCGGACTTCGTCCACGGCCTCGCCGGAGCCCGAGCCACCGGTGGAGTAGGACAGCATGGCCACGCGCGGCTCCACCCCGAACTGCACCGCGGTTTCGGCCGAAGCCAGGGCGATGTCCGCGAGCTGCTCCACGTTGGGATCGGGGTTCACCGCGCAGTCGCCATAGACCAGCACCCGGTCCGGCATGAGCATCAGGAACACGGAGGACACGATCTTCACGCCGTCGCGCGTTTTGACGAACTCCAGCGCCGGGCGGATGGTGTGCGCGGTCGTGTGGGCGGCGCCGGACACCATGCCGTCCACTACTCCGAGCTGGACCATCATGGTGCCGAAGTAGCTGCCGTCCTGCATGATTTCCAGGGCTTTGGGCAGGTCCACGCCCTTGTGCGCGCGCAGCTCGGCGTACTTCTCCGCGAACCCCTGCCGCAGTTCCGAGGTGGCCGGGTCCACGATGTTGATCCCGGCGAGGTCGATGCCGTTGGCCGCCGCCAGCTCCCGGACCTGCGAATCCGGTCCCAGCAGGGTGAGGTCGCAGACGTCGCGGCGGTGCAGGATTTCGGCGGCCTGCAAGATCCGGACGTCCGTTCCCTCCGGCAGCACCACGTGCCGGCGCTGCCCCCTGGCCCGTTCGATGAGGTCGTGCAGGAATCGCAGCGGGGTCATCCGCTCCAGTCGCGGCAGGTGGAGGCGTTCCACCAGCTCGGCCTCGTCCACGCGCCTGGACCACAGTCCCAGGGCGGAGGCCACCTTGCGGCGGTGCCCGGACCAGATCTCGCTGCGGACCTCGGAGACCCGCTTGGCGGTGGTGTAGGTGTCCTGGCTGGCGGCAAACACGGGGAACGGCGCCTGCGCCAGGAGCGGGTAGATGTTGGCGTCGGGGGACAGCCCGCCGGTCAGGATCAGCGCGGACGGCACCGGGAATTCCGGCGAGAACGACGACGCCAGGCAGGCCACCATCACGTCCGCCCGGTCGCCCGGAACGATCACCAGGGCGCCCTCGTCCAGCACGTTCAGGAAGTTGCCCACGTTCATGGCCGCCACCTTGATGTCCCGGACGTCGCGTTCCATGTCCGCGAGGCCGGCGATCTGGCGTACACCCAGCGCCGTGGCAACCTCGCCGGTGGTGGGCCGGGCGATCTCCTCCAGCTCCGGCAAGACGTACACGGGCCGGTTGGATGCGCCCGGTTTGATGGCGGCCGCGATTTCCTCCATCAGGTCCGGGTCCGCGCGGTTCACCATGATGGCCAGCAGCGTGCACTTTTCCGCCACCAGTTCCTTGCGGGCAACCTCGACGGCGGCCGCGGCCTCCGCGACGCTGAGCCCCTTTGCGCCCACCACGGCAACCACCGGCGCGGCCAGGTTGTTGGCCAGGCGGGCGTTGAGGTCAAACTCGACGGCGGCGTCCTGGCCGGTGAGGTCCGTCCCCTCCACGATCACCACGTCGCAATGCTTGGCAATCTCGGCGAAGATCTCCACGCAGCGCGCATCGATGTCGGCGCGTTTTCCGTCTGCCAGGAGGGCACGCACTTCGGTGGACGTCAGGCCCCCACGGCAACGGTCGTCGTCGAGCGCGAAGCGTGATTTCATCAGCGCCACCATGGGGTCGCTGGCGGCATCCGGGCCGTGGACCACCGGTTTGAAGAAGCCGATCCGGTCCGCGTGCCGGTGGAGCGTGTCCGCGAGGCCCAGGGCCACGAGCGATTTGCCCGACCCCGGGGTGGTCGCGCTGACGTAGATGCCTTTGGCCATGGTCCGCCCTTTGCTGTGCGTGGTGCCGGTCCCTCCATCCTTGCACTTCCGTGCCGGGGGTCCCACCGGTCGGGGGTACCCACTGACCGGTCTGCCCTTGACACCGGACCCGCATATGGGATTACCTAATGAACATTCGGTATATAAAGCTGGAGGCAATGACGCATGGCTGAAGCAGCACTCTCCGGGGCCACCCACCCCATCCTGGAAAACGACTACGCCTCCGAATGGATGGGCATCGAAGTCCTCGCCGTCAGCGACGGGCACGCCACCATCCGCATGACGCTCCGGCAGGAAATGCTCAACGGGTTCGGTATGGCGCACGGCGGAATGATCTTCGCCTTCGCCGATTCCGCGTTCGCCCTTGCCTGCAATCCGGTCAATCCCACCCCTGAAGAGGCCGACAGCATCACCGTTGCCGCCGGCGTCGACATCAACTTCCTGAAGCCGGCATACCGCGGCCAGGTGATCACCGCCGTCGCGGACCGCCGGTCCAGCTCAGGGCGCAGCGGGCTGTACGACATCCAGATTTTCGCGGCCGACGCCGATACGCTGCACGGTGCCCAGCCCGATTCGTTACCCAGCTCCGGCAACCCGGGGGAACTCATCGCCGAGTTCCGCGGACGCAGCCGCACCATTCCCAAGAAGTAGGAAACCATGACCCTCCACGCCCCCGAAACCCCCATGCCGCAGTCCACGTCCCAGGGCACAGATCCCATCCTGGACCGCGAGGAAACCATCTCCCGCGACGAACTTGAGGCCCTCCAGCTCACCCGCCTGCAGCACACCGTGGCCTACGCCTACGACCGCGTGCCGCTCTACAAGCGCAAATTCGACGACGCCGGCATCCACCCCGCCGACCTCCGCGAACTGAGCGACCTCGGCAACTTCCCCTTCACCACCAAGGAAGACCTGCGCGCCGAGTACCCGTTCGGCATGTTCGCCGTGCCGCAGAGCGAAGTAGCCCGCATCCACGCGAGCTCGGGCACCACGGGCCGGCCCACCGTCGTCGGGTACACCAAACAGGACCTGGCCGACTGGGCCAAACTGGTGGCGCGCTGCCTCCGCGCGTCAGGCGTCCGGCCCGGCATGAAGGTCCACAACGCCTACGGTTACGGCCTGTTCACGGGCGGCCTGGGCGCGCACGCCGGCGCTGAAGCGCTGGGCTGCACCGTCATCCCGATGTCCGGCGGGCAGACCGAGCGGCAGATCCAGCTCATCCAGGACTTCCAGCCGGACGCCATCCTGGCCACGCCCACGTACCTGCTCACCATCGCCGACGCCATGGCCCACATGGGCATCGACCCGACGTCGACCTCGCTCAAGTACGCGGTCCTGGGCGCCGAGCCGTGGACGCAGGAGATGCGGCACGAACTCGAGGTCACCATGAACATCAAGGCCTGCGACATCTACGGCCTGTCCGAAGTGATGGGCCCGGGCGTCGCCGGCGAGGCCGTGGAAACCCAGGACGGCAGCCACATCTGGGAGGACCACTTCCGCCCGGAAATCATTGACGCCTTCAACCCCGTCGTGGGCAAGGAAAACGTCCTGCGCGACGGCGAGCACGGCGAACTGGTCTTCACCTCTCTCACCAAGGAAGCGCTGCCGATCATCCGCTACCGCACCAAGGACCTCACCCGCCTGCTGCCCGGCACCGCCCGCCCCGCGCACCGCAGGATGGGCCGCATCACCGGCCGCAGCGACGACATGATCATCTTGCGCGGGGTGAACCTGTTCCCGTCCCAGATCGAGGAAATTGCGCTGCGCATCCCCGAACTCAGCCCCCACTTCCAGCTCGAACTCACTCGCCCGGAAGGGCAGCGGATGGACCAGCTGACGGTCAGGATCGAACGCCGGGACGCGGTGACAGTTGAGCAGAGCACGACGGCGGCGCGCACGCTGCAGGAGCAGATCAAGATCCATGTGGGTTCTTCGTGCGCCGTTGACGTGGTGGCGCCGGGTTCACTGGAGCGGTCAAACGGCAAGCTGCGCCGGATCTACGACCTCCGTCCCAAGGCGTAGCGCGAACGGACACTTGAGGCCCCGGCTGCGCCGCTGCAGGGATTACCGAACGTTCATGGGAAA
Proteins encoded in this window:
- a CDS encoding acetate kinase, with the translated sequence MLVLVINSGSSSLKYQVRDVAAGIVLTEGLIEKIGMGNGGDGDGEIEGPRDHAEALELVDAAIHAELGDLDLAAVGHRVVHGGERFAEPVLIDNEITRAIERLNPLAPLHNPANVLGIRAISKKWPDLPQVAVFDTAFHRTLPEHAWRYAVPDELYTNHGIRRYGFHGTSHEYVTQRAAVLLDLPVDEFDGVIAHLGNGASVTAIRRGQSVDTSMGFTPLEGLVMGTRSGDLDPSILVFLGRIGWTSDDIDAMLNRESGLKGLAGNNDMRSVVEASEAGDAKASMALAVTSYRLAKYIGGYHVAVGGAKALVFTAGIGENSHEFRALVTDRLHALGIELDAGLNSQRSREPRVISTAASAIPVLVVPTDEERAIAEATAAVVGG
- a CDS encoding GTP-binding protein codes for the protein MHITVISSLDALCRQQACQDAAAANPGAVVVLHDLLENGVVIRRISSQSGLVERTETQLEHGCLSCTVRLDLVPTIERLLERGETQAIIGLPPAVSAEAAIGALRRGLSRPVTIDSAVLACAPDTLEDHIWDHHTLFESGFTPVPEDQRTAGEFLIGELSFNDTVLLAEVDLFPADLALRVRGVQLVRELAPHADVAENARLIRPGRHNYHDALSRTVPGSVRIPASSSTSPFTTVTHRAQRPLHPERFRHALASLAEGCCWLRGRLWIAAAPQCRIAIQGIGPRVWLENTGPWLADQDAGAAPDPLNHVDAHLDWHPEHGDRGSVLAATGADMDPAEIAQLLSACELTDAEMEAGFVGLTDPFQLDPAPS
- the ykgO gene encoding type B 50S ribosomal protein L36, giving the protein MKVRNSLRALKKVPGAQIVRRRGRTFVINKKNPRMKARQG
- the pta gene encoding phosphate acetyltransferase — its product is MAKGIYVSATTPGSGKSLVALGLADTLHRHADRIGFFKPVVHGPDAASDPMVALMKSRFALDDDRCRGGLTSTEVRALLADGKRADIDARCVEIFAEIAKHCDVVIVEGTDLTGQDAAVEFDLNARLANNLAAPVVAVVGAKGLSVAEAAAAVEVARKELVAEKCTLLAIMVNRADPDLMEEIAAAIKPGASNRPVYVLPELEEIARPTTGEVATALGVRQIAGLADMERDVRDIKVAAMNVGNFLNVLDEGALVIVPGDRADVMVACLASSFSPEFPVPSALILTGGLSPDANIYPLLAQAPFPVFAASQDTYTTAKRVSEVRSEIWSGHRRKVASALGLWSRRVDEAELVERLHLPRLERMTPLRFLHDLIERARGQRRHVVLPEGTDVRILQAAEILHRRDVCDLTLLGPDSQVRELAAANGIDLAGINIVDPATSELRQGFAEKYAELRAHKGVDLPKALEIMQDGSYFGTMMVQLGVVDGMVSGAAHTTAHTIRPALEFVKTRDGVKIVSSVFLMLMPDRVLVYGDCAVNPDPNVEQLADIALASAETAVQFGVEPRVAMLSYSTGGSGSGEAVDEVRQATELVRERRPDLAVEGPIQYDAAVDASIAASKMPGSSVAGQATVFIFPDLNTGNNTYKAVQQSSGAVAVGPVLQGLRKPVNDLSRGCTVEDIVNTVAITAIQAQVPAS
- a CDS encoding hotdog fold thioesterase, with product MAEAALSGATHPILENDYASEWMGIEVLAVSDGHATIRMTLRQEMLNGFGMAHGGMIFAFADSAFALACNPVNPTPEEADSITVAAGVDINFLKPAYRGQVITAVADRRSSSGRSGLYDIQIFAADADTLHGAQPDSLPSSGNPGELIAEFRGRSRTIPKK
- the paaK gene encoding phenylacetate--CoA ligase PaaK; its protein translation is MTLHAPETPMPQSTSQGTDPILDREETISRDELEALQLTRLQHTVAYAYDRVPLYKRKFDDAGIHPADLRELSDLGNFPFTTKEDLRAEYPFGMFAVPQSEVARIHASSGTTGRPTVVGYTKQDLADWAKLVARCLRASGVRPGMKVHNAYGYGLFTGGLGAHAGAEALGCTVIPMSGGQTERQIQLIQDFQPDAILATPTYLLTIADAMAHMGIDPTSTSLKYAVLGAEPWTQEMRHELEVTMNIKACDIYGLSEVMGPGVAGEAVETQDGSHIWEDHFRPEIIDAFNPVVGKENVLRDGEHGELVFTSLTKEALPIIRYRTKDLTRLLPGTARPAHRRMGRITGRSDDMIILRGVNLFPSQIEEIALRIPELSPHFQLELTRPEGQRMDQLTVRIERRDAVTVEQSTTAARTLQEQIKIHVGSSCAVDVVAPGSLERSNGKLRRIYDLRPKA